One genomic window of Actinomycetota bacterium includes the following:
- a CDS encoding glycosyltransferase translates to MAMCTYQGERFLERQLASIAAQSRLPDELVVRDDGSTDATVRLLEEFAAQAPFPVEVGVNPSRRGPCLNFEGAMAACSGDAVALCDQDDEWAPARLARLEEELEGPRRPGLVFSDATVIDSSSRPVGLTAWESVGFGAPDVARVNGGHAFEVLSERQRAHGGTVTGATLAFRSELRDLVLPLPPWMAEPRPALLHDAWTALLAAAVGPVTAVEDRLVGYRRHDEQAAGLPASPRTLAPLPALVLGRAKLSSVVDRQSRQLQWSSAVLDRLRAAGGPAAGAAVADLEQRVEHLRARLGLPSGRLRRVPAVVREMATGRYRAYSSGIRSVARDLAR, encoded by the coding sequence GTGGCCATGTGCACCTACCAGGGCGAGAGGTTCCTCGAGCGCCAGTTGGCTTCCATCGCGGCCCAGAGCCGGCTGCCCGACGAGCTGGTCGTCCGCGACGACGGATCGACCGACGCCACCGTGCGCCTGCTCGAGGAGTTCGCGGCCCAGGCCCCTTTCCCGGTGGAGGTAGGGGTGAACCCCTCCCGGCGAGGCCCGTGCCTCAACTTCGAGGGGGCTATGGCCGCCTGCTCGGGCGACGCCGTGGCCCTGTGCGACCAGGACGACGAGTGGGCGCCGGCCCGCCTGGCCCGGCTGGAGGAGGAGTTGGAGGGGCCGCGCCGGCCCGGTCTGGTGTTCTCCGACGCGACGGTGATCGACAGCTCCTCCCGGCCCGTGGGCCTCACCGCCTGGGAGTCGGTGGGCTTCGGCGCCCCCGACGTGGCGCGGGTGAACGGCGGGCACGCCTTCGAGGTGCTCTCGGAGCGCCAGCGGGCCCACGGCGGCACGGTCACGGGGGCCACACTGGCCTTTCGCTCGGAGCTGCGCGACCTGGTGCTCCCGCTGCCGCCGTGGATGGCCGAGCCCCGCCCCGCCCTGCTCCACGACGCCTGGACGGCCCTGCTGGCGGCGGCCGTGGGGCCGGTCACGGCCGTCGAGGACCGGCTCGTCGGCTACCGCCGCCACGACGAACAGGCGGCCGGGCTCCCGGCCAGCCCCCGCACGCTGGCACCGCTGCCCGCGCTGGTGCTGGGCCGGGCCAAGCTGTCGTCGGTCGTCGACCGCCAGTCCCGCCAGCTCCAGTGGTCGTCGGCCGTGCTCGACCGCCTGCGGGCCGCGGGCGGGCCGGCGGCGGGGGCGGCAGTGGCCGATCTCGAGCAGCGGGTGGAGCACCTCCGGGCCCGGCTGGGGCTGCCCAGCGGGCGGCTGCGGCGCGTGCCGGCGGTAGTCAGGGAGATGGCCACCGGGCGCTACCGGGCCTACTCCAGCGGGATCCGCAGCGTGGCCCGCGACCTGGCCCGATGA
- a CDS encoding class I SAM-dependent methyltransferase, whose amino-acid sequence MSSPRPGGGHPTVETERVDRCPSCGGGRLRRWSVASDRLHRLVDQQFVYSRCRGCKLVFLSERPTEAAAPALYPDDYASYVAQGPLRAAPVPPLARPLAALSRAQSRRPLDLVPKVVARAVPDRLPPALARLYSPPGEGATVLDYGCGRTDVLDRARDQGWDHTIGVDFTTSVLAAVAAAGHRAVAASRLDAEVADASVELVRLNHVLEHVYDPLGLLTLLRRKTAPGGAVHVVVPNGASAWAALFRGRWFNSDPRHLSLFRPAHVRSLSARAGFGKVQVLHETTSRDIVRSWGYRLEDRGRIAHEQVQALADDPARARLLWYPARASAVLGVGDRFHAVLLP is encoded by the coding sequence GTGAGCTCGCCTCGCCCCGGAGGCGGCCACCCCACCGTAGAGACCGAGCGGGTCGACCGGTGCCCGTCGTGCGGCGGTGGCCGGCTCCGGCGGTGGTCAGTGGCCAGCGACCGGCTGCACCGGCTCGTCGACCAGCAGTTCGTCTACTCGCGCTGCCGGGGCTGCAAGCTGGTCTTCCTGTCCGAGCGGCCCACCGAGGCGGCCGCCCCCGCCCTCTACCCCGACGACTACGCCTCCTACGTGGCCCAGGGACCGCTGCGGGCCGCCCCCGTCCCCCCCCTGGCCCGGCCCCTGGCCGCCCTGAGCCGGGCCCAGTCCCGCCGGCCTCTCGACTTGGTCCCCAAGGTGGTGGCCCGGGCCGTGCCCGACCGCCTGCCCCCGGCCCTGGCCCGCCTCTACTCCCCGCCCGGCGAGGGGGCCACCGTCCTCGACTACGGGTGCGGCCGGACCGACGTGCTCGACCGGGCCCGCGACCAGGGCTGGGACCACACCATCGGCGTCGACTTCACGACCTCGGTGCTGGCTGCGGTGGCGGCCGCCGGGCACCGGGCGGTGGCCGCCTCCCGGCTCGACGCCGAGGTGGCCGACGCCAGCGTCGAGCTGGTGCGGCTCAACCACGTGCTCGAACACGTCTACGACCCCCTCGGGCTCCTCACCCTCCTGCGGCGCAAGACCGCCCCGGGGGGCGCGGTCCATGTGGTCGTGCCCAACGGGGCCAGCGCGTGGGCCGCGCTGTTCCGGGGGCGGTGGTTCAACAGCGACCCCCGCCACCTGTCGCTCTTCCGCCCCGCCCACGTCCGGTCGCTGTCCGCCCGGGCCGGGTTCGGGAAGGTCCAGGTCCTGCACGAGACCACGTCGCGCGACATCGTGCGCAGTTGGGGCTACCGGCTGGAGGACCGGGGCCGGATCGCCCACGAGCAGGTCCAGGCCCTGGCCGACGACCCGGCCCGCGCCCGGCTGCTGTGGTACCCGGCCCGGGCCAGTGCCGTGCTGGGCGTGGGCGACCGCTTCCACGCCGTGCTCTTGCCCTGA
- a CDS encoding ABC transporter ATP-binding protein, which yields MSSEAATAIVVRDLRKAYTITHRRNEPSKLSDAIVRRARRPLARADRERFEALAGITLEIGKGEAVGVIGRNGAGKSTLLKVLSRITKPTSGRVELHGRVGSLLEVGTGFHRELTGRENIFLNGSILGMKKREILGHFDSIVEFAEVSRFIDTPVKRYSSGMYVRLAFAVAAHLNPEILIVDEVLAVGDAEFQRRCLGKMDQVAREEGRTVLFVSHNMAAIEAFCPRCIYLDKGRVVADGDTRATIETYLAGAARAMADGVGSFDLESVPRPGGAVAPVLRRIELQTSEGAPTASVRMGEGLTIGLSVQGVSLPRHVVSVRLVSDAGVTIFKVDSRMKALPLAGPAGPDTVKVSVPELPLVPGRYFVEVIVYEGGKGSLQVVDRVERAAEIEVTVADVYGSGFMVPPAGRAGLVFVDAHWELCAGGSVIARTP from the coding sequence ATGTCATCTGAGGCGGCCACGGCCATCGTCGTGCGCGACCTGCGCAAGGCGTACACGATCACCCACCGTCGCAACGAGCCCTCGAAGCTGAGCGACGCCATCGTGCGCCGGGCCCGGCGGCCTCTTGCCCGGGCCGACCGGGAGCGCTTCGAGGCCCTGGCCGGGATCACGCTGGAGATCGGCAAGGGCGAGGCCGTGGGGGTGATCGGGCGCAACGGCGCGGGCAAGAGCACCCTGCTCAAGGTGCTCAGCCGCATCACCAAACCGACCTCGGGGCGCGTCGAGCTCCACGGCCGGGTCGGCAGCCTGCTCGAGGTGGGCACCGGCTTCCACCGCGAGCTGACGGGCCGGGAGAACATCTTCCTCAACGGCTCCATCCTGGGCATGAAAAAGCGCGAGATCCTGGGCCACTTCGACTCGATCGTCGAGTTCGCCGAGGTCAGCCGGTTCATCGACACGCCCGTGAAGCGCTACAGCAGCGGTATGTACGTGCGGCTGGCCTTCGCGGTGGCCGCCCACCTCAACCCCGAGATCCTCATCGTCGACGAGGTCCTGGCCGTGGGCGACGCCGAGTTCCAGAGGCGGTGCCTGGGCAAGATGGACCAGGTGGCGCGCGAGGAGGGGCGCACCGTCCTGTTCGTGAGCCACAACATGGCCGCCATCGAGGCCTTCTGCCCGCGCTGCATCTACCTCGACAAAGGCCGGGTCGTGGCCGACGGCGACACCCGGGCCACCATCGAGACCTACCTGGCCGGGGCCGCCCGGGCGATGGCCGACGGGGTGGGCAGCTTCGACCTCGAGAGCGTGCCCCGCCCGGGCGGCGCGGTCGCGCCCGTCCTGCGCCGGATCGAGCTGCAGACCTCCGAGGGCGCACCCACGGCCAGCGTGCGCATGGGCGAGGGGCTCACCATCGGCCTCAGCGTGCAGGGGGTGTCGCTGCCTCGCCACGTCGTGTCGGTCCGGCTCGTCAGCGACGCGGGGGTGACCATCTTCAAGGTCGACAGCCGCATGAAGGCCCTGCCCCTGGCCGGCCCGGCCGGCCCCGACACGGTGAAGGTGAGCGTGCCGGAACTGCCCCTGGTGCCGGGCCGCTACTTCGTCGAGGTGATCGTCTACGAGGGTGGCAAGGGCTCGTTGCAGGTCGTCGACCGGGTGGAACGGGCCGCGGAGATCGAGGTGACGGTGGCCGACGTCTACGGGTCGGGGTTCATGGTCCCCCCCGCAGGCCGGGCCGGCCTGGTCTTCGTCGACGCCCACTGGGAGCTATGCGCCGGCGGTTCGGTCATCGCCCGCACGCCATGA
- a CDS encoding glycosyltransferase: MARARARVRARGGPRADAPGGPPAPPLDLALVVAERNRGWVLETICQQVAARAAGPTALHFDPGDGGPLPAAGCYFFSHLSLYLAHLDELERRAARSLVCFTHPTYPRSKAASVARALDRATHVVVLASAHREALVADGVDPSRVSTVAPGADPERFRPHRRGSGAVGFCSAFYPRKGPETVAGLVAALPGRRFVLLGRGWEQWDGFAALAGLANFEYRQSAYERYPDFYDEIDVFVSPSRLEGGPVPLLEAMMANAVPVATTTGFAPDLIDHGVNGFLCDVGAPVERFAELVEAAYDLSPEVDVRATVAHRTWDRFARTVLSLGAVDASPAR, encoded by the coding sequence ATGGCCCGTGCCCGCGCCCGCGTCCGTGCCCGCGGGGGGCCCCGGGCCGACGCCCCGGGCGGGCCGCCGGCCCCGCCCCTCGACCTGGCGCTGGTGGTGGCCGAGCGCAACCGCGGGTGGGTGCTGGAGACCATCTGCCAGCAGGTCGCGGCCCGGGCCGCGGGGCCCACCGCCCTGCACTTCGACCCGGGCGACGGTGGCCCCCTGCCGGCCGCCGGCTGCTACTTCTTCTCCCACCTCTCGCTCTACCTGGCCCACCTCGACGAGCTCGAACGCCGGGCCGCCCGGTCGCTGGTGTGCTTCACCCACCCCACCTACCCCCGCTCGAAGGCCGCCTCGGTGGCTCGTGCCCTCGACCGGGCGACCCACGTGGTGGTCCTGGCCTCGGCCCACCGGGAGGCGCTGGTGGCCGACGGCGTCGATCCCTCCCGGGTCTCGACGGTGGCTCCCGGGGCCGACCCCGAGCGGTTCCGCCCGCACCGGCGGGGGAGCGGGGCCGTGGGTTTCTGCTCGGCCTTCTACCCTCGCAAGGGCCCCGAGACGGTGGCCGGCCTGGTCGCGGCCCTGCCGGGCCGCAGGTTCGTCCTGCTGGGCCGGGGTTGGGAGCAGTGGGACGGCTTCGCCGCCTTGGCCGGGCTGGCCAACTTCGAGTACCGCCAGAGCGCCTACGAGCGTTACCCCGACTTCTACGACGAGATCGACGTGTTCGTGTCGCCTTCGCGCCTTGAAGGGGGCCCGGTGCCCCTGTTGGAGGCCATGATGGCCAACGCCGTCCCGGTGGCCACCACCACCGGCTTCGCCCCCGACCTGATCGACCACGGTGTCAACGGCTTCCTGTGCGATGTCGGCGCTCCCGTGGAGCGGTTCGCCGAGCTGGTCGAGGCCGCCTACGACCTCAGTCCCGAGGTGGACGTGAGGGCCACGGTGGCCCACCGCACGTGGGACCGCTTCGCCCGTACGGTCCTGTCCCTCGGGGCCGTCGATGCCTCCCCGGCGCGATGA
- a CDS encoding sulfotransferase encodes MTGETNVVVHVGLPKTGSTALQEDFFSRIPDCTFLTHGGLKRGGVFNALAHDMIVADDGDYPRATARAYFAEVAPRRPLLLVSHESLSGAYLKGSPGRERSFDRLQDALPQARVLLFVRNQATMVPSLYSEHLRRGGYSSFADYCRGTAPEYAFDPDRLHYDELLDACRSRFGADRVLVLAHEQLVHEREATLASILEFLRPGLSQAGLASSLGRRNRSLSSRGRTVVRHTNRLFVRSSVNPRPAVAPVPGGRKLVQAFSEVVDPLLAKAPGGVNGAAQEPALTELLVRYEASNARFEAESGLPIGTWGYPLPRR; translated from the coding sequence ATGACCGGGGAGACGAACGTCGTCGTGCACGTGGGCCTGCCCAAGACCGGGTCGACGGCCCTCCAGGAGGACTTCTTCAGCCGCATCCCCGACTGCACCTTCTTGACCCACGGGGGCCTCAAGCGGGGCGGCGTCTTCAACGCCCTCGCCCACGACATGATCGTGGCCGACGACGGCGACTACCCCAGGGCCACGGCCCGGGCCTACTTCGCGGAGGTCGCCCCCCGCCGACCGCTCCTGCTGGTGTCCCACGAATCGTTGAGCGGGGCCTACCTCAAGGGGTCGCCCGGCCGCGAGCGGAGCTTCGACAGGCTCCAGGACGCCCTGCCCCAGGCCCGGGTGCTGCTGTTCGTCCGCAACCAGGCCACGATGGTCCCCTCGCTCTACAGCGAGCACCTGCGCCGGGGCGGTTACAGCTCGTTCGCCGACTACTGCCGGGGCACGGCCCCCGAGTACGCCTTCGACCCCGACCGGCTCCACTACGACGAGTTGCTCGACGCCTGCCGCTCCCGCTTCGGGGCCGACCGGGTGCTCGTGCTGGCTCACGAGCAGCTCGTCCACGAACGCGAGGCCACGCTGGCGTCCATCTTGGAGTTCCTGCGCCCCGGCCTCTCGCAGGCGGGCCTCGCCAGCAGCCTCGGGCGCCGCAACCGGTCGCTGTCGAGCCGGGGGCGCACGGTCGTGCGCCACACCAACCGCCTGTTCGTGCGCTCGAGCGTGAACCCCCGCCCGGCCGTGGCCCCGGTACCCGGCGGCCGCAAGCTGGTGCAGGCCTTCTCCGAGGTGGTCGACCCCCTGCTGGCCAAGGCCCCGGGGGGAGTCAACGGCGCCGCCCAGGAGCCGGCCCTGACCGAGCTCCTGGTCCGCTACGAGGCCAGCAACGCCCGCTTCGAGGCCGAGAGCGGGCTGCCTATCGGGACGTGGGGCTACCCCCTCCCCCGCAGGTGA
- a CDS encoding glycosyltransferase family 4 protein has translation MRIVVCTGLFPPDIGGPATHAADLTAELRARGHGVTVLTLGRGDEGAEPGVVRHRRSTPWPVRAVAGIWWLVRHRRSYDLVYATGQHLVAVPGARLAGRPVVLKIVGDVAWERGRERGLVDCSFEDFQALRMLPARLRAVRWSRNWCARRASAVVTPGHALARWAQTWAPGQDVTVVPNGVAHPHPHPHPPQTCAGIVGETPTIPAQVSRGGGPALVFAGRLVPHKRVDVLLEAVAEVDGARLTVIGDGPQRRALEDRAAALGLGDRVSFAGEVGHDQVLEALAAAHALVLPSSYEGLSHVTIESLVVGTPVVVAGAPGHLEVVVDGHNGLVVEPMTASALAAALVRLRDEPGLQEALAEGARTSGRQWDFGRCADALVELFERAATGRPRVVFFGKSRVPEPVPARTEAKFALHARLLDQVVVGTGPAGRRPIAGVEVVCFPALRPAALGSAAFYTAGAVVAVARAARRRPSAVVCQSPFEAVGVMAVRALVPRRWRPLVQVEVHSDWRVATRLYGSRARRLAGPVADRACRWALVRADQVRAVSLWTEQLARDAGYRGPVVRYLAHGDYADLVATPAAALPASPRALFLGALESPKALDVLLDAWAEARADLPTSARLAIAGGGRLRGWLDHRVARDDVAGTVEVLGPVPPSEIGALLDQSTCLVLPSRSEAMGRVLVEAMCRGRAVVATAVGGVPETVRDRGTGLLVPPERPDALAAALVEVLTDAGLAAGLGQAGRAWAEAEAPADRYAAGIADLARWVAGGGQVDLEQEPAR, from the coding sequence TTGAGGATCGTCGTGTGCACCGGGCTGTTCCCTCCCGACATTGGGGGCCCGGCCACCCACGCCGCCGACCTGACGGCCGAGCTGCGGGCCCGGGGCCACGGCGTGACCGTGCTGACGCTGGGCCGGGGGGACGAGGGAGCCGAGCCGGGCGTCGTGCGCCACCGCCGGTCCACCCCCTGGCCGGTGCGGGCCGTGGCCGGCATCTGGTGGCTGGTCCGCCACCGGCGGAGCTACGACCTCGTGTACGCCACCGGCCAGCACCTGGTGGCCGTGCCCGGCGCCCGCCTGGCCGGCCGCCCCGTCGTCCTCAAGATCGTGGGCGACGTGGCCTGGGAACGGGGTCGCGAGCGGGGCCTGGTCGACTGCTCGTTCGAGGACTTCCAGGCCCTTCGCATGCTGCCGGCCCGCCTGCGGGCCGTGCGCTGGTCGCGCAACTGGTGCGCCCGCCGGGCCAGCGCGGTGGTCACCCCAGGCCACGCCCTGGCCCGCTGGGCCCAGACCTGGGCCCCGGGCCAGGACGTGACCGTCGTGCCCAACGGGGTGGCCCACCCCCACCCCCACCCCCACCCCCCGCAAACCTGCGCGGGAATCGTGGGCGAAACGCCCACGATTCCCGCGCAGGTTTCCCGAGGTGGGGGCCCGGCGCTGGTGTTCGCCGGCCGGCTGGTGCCCCACAAACGGGTCGACGTTCTGCTGGAGGCGGTGGCCGAGGTGGACGGCGCGAGGCTCACGGTCATCGGGGACGGGCCCCAACGGCGGGCCCTGGAGGACCGGGCCGCGGCCCTCGGGCTCGGGGACCGGGTGAGCTTCGCGGGCGAGGTGGGCCATGACCAGGTGCTGGAGGCGCTGGCTGCGGCTCACGCCCTCGTCCTCCCCAGCAGTTACGAGGGGCTCTCCCACGTCACGATCGAGTCGCTGGTCGTCGGCACCCCGGTGGTGGTCGCGGGCGCCCCCGGCCATCTGGAAGTCGTGGTCGACGGCCACAACGGCCTGGTCGTCGAGCCCATGACGGCGAGCGCGCTGGCCGCCGCCCTCGTCCGGCTCCGTGACGAGCCCGGCCTGCAAGAGGCCCTGGCCGAAGGGGCGCGGACCAGCGGGCGCCAGTGGGACTTCGGGCGGTGCGCCGACGCCCTCGTCGAGCTGTTCGAGCGGGCCGCGACCGGCCGCCCCCGGGTGGTGTTCTTCGGCAAGAGCCGTGTCCCCGAGCCCGTCCCGGCCCGCACCGAGGCCAAGTTCGCCCTCCACGCCCGCCTCCTCGACCAGGTGGTCGTGGGCACCGGGCCGGCCGGGCGTCGCCCCATAGCAGGCGTCGAGGTCGTGTGCTTCCCGGCCCTGCGGCCCGCGGCCCTGGGCTCGGCCGCCTTCTACACGGCCGGCGCAGTGGTGGCCGTGGCCCGGGCCGCCCGCCGGCGGCCGTCGGCCGTCGTGTGCCAGAGCCCCTTCGAGGCGGTGGGCGTCATGGCCGTCCGGGCGCTGGTCCCGCGGCGGTGGCGCCCGCTCGTGCAGGTCGAGGTCCACAGCGACTGGCGGGTCGCCACCCGCCTCTACGGCAGCCGGGCCCGGCGGCTGGCGGGGCCGGTGGCCGACCGGGCCTGCCGGTGGGCGCTGGTAAGGGCCGACCAGGTGCGGGCCGTCAGCTTGTGGACCGAGCAACTGGCCCGCGACGCCGGGTACCGCGGCCCGGTCGTGCGCTACCTGGCCCACGGCGACTACGCCGACCTGGTGGCCACGCCCGCCGCTGCCCTGCCGGCCTCACCCCGGGCCCTGTTCCTGGGCGCCCTGGAAAGCCCCAAGGCCCTCGACGTGTTGCTCGACGCCTGGGCCGAGGCCCGCGCCGACCTGCCCACCAGCGCCCGCCTGGCCATCGCCGGGGGTGGGCGCCTGAGGGGATGGCTCGACCACCGGGTGGCCCGCGACGACGTGGCCGGGACCGTGGAGGTGCTGGGCCCCGTGCCCCCGTCCGAGATCGGGGCCCTGCTCGACCAGTCGACGTGCCTGGTGCTGCCGTCACGTTCGGAGGCCATGGGCCGGGTACTGGTCGAGGCCATGTGCCGGGGGCGGGCGGTGGTGGCCACGGCCGTGGGCGGGGTCCCCGAGACGGTCCGCGACCGGGGGACGGGCCTGCTCGTCCCCCCCGAGCGCCCCGACGCCCTGGCTGCCGCCCTCGTCGAGGTGCTCACCGACGCCGGGCTGGCCGCCGGCCTGGGCCAGGCAGGGCGGGCGTGGGCCGAGGCCGAGGCCCCGGCCGACCGCTACGCGGCCGGCATCGCCGACCTAGCCCGCTGGGTGGCGGGCGGGGGCCAGGTAGACCTGGAGCAGGAGCCGGCCCGGTGA
- the kdsB gene encoding 3-deoxy-manno-octulosonate cytidylyltransferase gives MSGPVTIVIPARAASSRFPRKPLALVAGRPLLAYALSTASSTTCGARVLVATDDPEIAAVAGGLGAEVVMTAPALASGSDRVWAALGRAHPPVEPGGIVVNLQCDEPLLPGWVLDRLVDRLSGDRAADVATPVVAVLRARAAPDDVVTVARDDDGTARYFSRSVVPWGAPTVWQHLGVYAYRHEALGRYVAAAPTTLETTERLEQLRALSLGLTIAAVEVDVSVHAVDRPEDVAAVESLLAAGRP, from the coding sequence GTGAGCGGGCCGGTCACGATCGTCATCCCGGCGCGGGCCGCCAGCTCCCGGTTCCCCCGCAAGCCGCTGGCCCTGGTGGCCGGCCGTCCCCTGCTGGCCTACGCCCTGTCCACGGCCTCGTCCACCACGTGCGGGGCGAGGGTGCTGGTGGCCACCGACGACCCCGAGATCGCGGCGGTGGCCGGCGGCCTGGGGGCCGAGGTGGTCATGACGGCGCCCGCGCTGGCGTCGGGCAGCGACCGGGTGTGGGCCGCCCTCGGCCGTGCCCACCCGCCTGTCGAGCCGGGCGGCATCGTCGTGAACCTCCAGTGCGACGAGCCCCTGCTGCCCGGCTGGGTGCTCGACCGCCTCGTGGACCGGCTCTCGGGAGACCGGGCGGCCGACGTGGCCACCCCCGTGGTGGCCGTCCTGCGGGCGCGGGCCGCCCCCGACGACGTGGTCACGGTGGCCCGCGACGACGACGGCACGGCTCGTTACTTCTCCCGCTCGGTGGTCCCGTGGGGCGCGCCCACCGTGTGGCAGCACCTCGGGGTGTACGCCTACCGCCACGAGGCCCTGGGCCGCTACGTGGCCGCCGCCCCCACCACCTTAGAGACGACCGAGCGGCTCGAACAGCTCCGCGCCCTGTCCCTGGGGCTCACTATCGCGGCCGTCGAGGTCGACGTCTCGGTCCACGCCGTCGACCGCCCCGAGGACGTGGCCGCCGTCGAGTCGCTGCTGGCCGCCGGCCGCCCTTGA
- a CDS encoding ABC transporter permease, translating into MSELPGAGPGPPPPLVIEAGPTPLGQYLRDMWHHRDLVRVLAVREIKLRYRQTALGATWVVLQPLLAAGILSFVFGTVAQLPSEGVPFFVFAYAGLLCWNAFSSTVARSTTSMVANASLVAKIFFPRLVLPYSSVLVVLLDFVVALSVMVVLLVTNGINPGLPLALFPVWLLLALMLAEGAGTVLASISVRYRDVPQIVPVMMQFFLYASPVAYSATAVPERYQTLYYLNPMASLLDAFRWSMVGTSAPDGTFLAYSAVVAVVAFVAGAIVLERMEGKFADVI; encoded by the coding sequence ATGAGCGAGCTCCCCGGGGCTGGTCCCGGCCCGCCTCCCCCGCTGGTCATCGAGGCGGGCCCCACCCCGCTGGGCCAGTACCTACGGGACATGTGGCACCACCGCGACCTCGTGCGCGTCCTGGCCGTGCGGGAGATCAAGCTGCGCTACCGCCAGACGGCCCTGGGGGCCACCTGGGTCGTGCTCCAGCCCCTGCTGGCGGCCGGCATCCTGAGCTTCGTGTTCGGCACGGTGGCCCAGCTCCCGAGCGAGGGCGTGCCCTTCTTCGTGTTCGCCTACGCCGGGCTCCTGTGCTGGAACGCGTTCAGCTCCACCGTCGCCCGCAGCACCACGTCGATGGTGGCCAACGCCAGTCTGGTGGCCAAGATCTTCTTCCCCCGGCTGGTGCTGCCGTACTCCTCGGTGCTGGTCGTGCTGCTCGACTTCGTCGTGGCCCTGTCGGTCATGGTGGTCCTGCTGGTGACCAACGGCATCAACCCCGGGCTCCCGCTCGCCCTCTTCCCGGTTTGGCTGCTGCTGGCTCTCATGCTGGCCGAGGGGGCGGGCACGGTGCTGGCCTCCATCTCGGTGCGGTACCGCGACGTGCCCCAGATCGTGCCCGTGATGATGCAGTTCTTCCTCTACGCCAGCCCGGTGGCCTACTCGGCCACGGCCGTGCCCGAGCGCTACCAGACCCTCTACTACCTCAACCCCATGGCCTCGCTGCTCGACGCCTTCCGGTGGTCGATGGTGGGCACGTCGGCCCCCGACGGGACGTTCCTGGCCTACTCGGCCGTCGTGGCCGTGGTGGCCTTCGTGGCCGGGGCCATCGTGCTCGAACGCATGGAGGGCAAGTTCGCCGATGTCATCTGA